In one window of Deinococcus radiotolerans DNA:
- the gltX gene encoding glutamate--tRNA ligase — MAVVTRIAPSPTGDPHVGTAYIGLFNFTLARQGGGKFILRIEDTDRNRYVPDSEKRIFQMMQWLGLTPDESPLQGGPNGPYRQSERFDLYGEYARQLVASGHAYYAFETAEELSALREAAQAEGRVIAVPSRELEAGAAQARVDAGEAAVIRLKVPREGETLVNDLLRDPIHFQNREIDDKVLLKADGFPTYHLANVVDDRLMGVTHVVRAEEWITSTPIHVLLYRAFGWPEPVFAHMPLLRNSDKSKISKRKNPTSVEWYQQQGFLPEAMLNFLATMGWTHPDGLEVFDLEEFQRVFRLEDVTLGGPVFSQEKLRWYNGKYLREVLSEDEVARRLHAFLADQKVNLPLDDYFRSVVRLMTPRMEVFSEFLNKTPYFWSEEYPVTEKAQAAIDGARELLPELAATLKNLPTFDAASIKAAFAAFAEEKGLKLGKVMPPVRAAVAGTMESPDLPDLLATLGRERVVARTSKLGA; from the coding sequence ATGGCTGTTGTGACCCGTATTGCTCCGAGCCCGACCGGTGACCCGCACGTGGGGACCGCGTACATTGGGCTGTTCAACTTCACGCTGGCGCGTCAGGGCGGGGGGAAGTTCATCCTGCGTATCGAGGACACCGACCGCAACCGGTACGTGCCGGACAGTGAGAAACGCATCTTCCAGATGATGCAGTGGCTGGGCCTCACGCCGGACGAGTCGCCCCTACAGGGCGGCCCGAACGGCCCGTACCGGCAGTCCGAGCGCTTCGACCTGTACGGCGAGTACGCGCGGCAGCTGGTCGCCAGCGGGCACGCGTACTACGCCTTCGAGACGGCGGAGGAGCTGTCGGCGCTGCGTGAGGCGGCGCAGGCGGAGGGCCGCGTGATCGCGGTGCCCAGCCGTGAGCTGGAGGCAGGAGCGGCCCAGGCGCGCGTGGACGCGGGCGAAGCGGCCGTGATCCGCCTGAAGGTCCCGCGCGAAGGCGAGACGCTCGTGAATGACCTGCTGCGTGACCCGATTCACTTCCAGAACCGCGAGATTGACGACAAGGTACTGCTGAAGGCCGACGGGTTCCCCACGTACCACCTGGCGAACGTGGTGGATGACCGCCTGATGGGCGTGACCCACGTGGTGCGCGCCGAGGAGTGGATCACCAGCACGCCCATTCACGTGCTGCTGTACCGCGCCTTCGGCTGGCCTGAGCCGGTGTTCGCGCACATGCCACTGCTGCGCAACTCGGACAAGTCGAAGATCAGCAAGCGCAAGAACCCCACCAGCGTCGAGTGGTACCAGCAGCAGGGCTTCCTGCCCGAGGCCATGCTGAACTTCCTGGCGACAATGGGCTGGACGCACCCGGACGGCCTGGAAGTGTTCGATCTGGAGGAATTCCAGAGGGTGTTCCGCCTGGAGGACGTGACGCTGGGCGGCCCGGTGTTCAGTCAGGAGAAGCTGCGCTGGTACAACGGCAAGTACCTGCGCGAGGTGCTCTCCGAGGACGAAGTCGCCCGGAGGCTGCACGCGTTCCTGGCCGATCAGAAGGTAAACCTCCCCCTGGACGACTACTTCCGGTCGGTGGTGCGCCTGATGACCCCCCGCATGGAGGTCTTCAGCGAGTTCCTCAACAAGACACCTTACTTCTGGTCGGAGGAGTACCCGGTGACCGAGAAGGCGCAGGCGGCAATCGACGGCGCGCGCGAGCTGCTGCCCGAGCTGGCCGCCACGCTGAAGAACCTGCCGACCTTCGACGCGGCGTCCATCAAGGCGGCCTTCGCGGCCTTTGCCGAGGAGAAGGGCCTGAAGCTCGGGAAGGTCATGCCCCCCGTGCGCGCCGCAGTGGCGGGCACCATGGAGAGCCCGGACCTACCGGACCTGCTCGCCACGCTGGGCCGCGAGCGCGTGGTCGCCCGGACCTCTAAGCTGGGCGCATGA
- a CDS encoding DUF1304 domain-containing protein, which produces MTLIAAVLVGLIALLHVYILVLEMFMWTTPRAMKAFGTTPDLAAQTRVMAGNQGLYNGFLAAGLIWGLLTGSAAIQLFFLACVAVAGLYGAATANRRILFIQTVPAALAILAVLLAR; this is translated from the coding sequence ATGACGCTGATCGCCGCGGTTCTGGTGGGCCTGATCGCCCTGCTGCACGTGTACATCCTGGTGCTGGAGATGTTCATGTGGACCACCCCACGGGCCATGAAGGCCTTCGGCACCACGCCAGACCTCGCGGCGCAGACCCGCGTCATGGCGGGGAACCAGGGCCTGTACAACGGCTTCCTGGCGGCGGGCCTGATCTGGGGCCTGCTCACCGGTTCGGCGGCCATCCAGCTGTTCTTCCTGGCGTGCGTGGCGGTCGCAGGACTGTACGGCGCGGCCACCGCGAACCGCCGCATCCTGTTCATCCAGACAGTGCCTGCCGCGCTGGCGATCCTGGCGGTGCTGCTGGCCCGCTGA
- a CDS encoding MerR family transcriptional regulator has product MRGRLIISRFALLTGLPPKTLRYYDEIGLLRPDAVDDQTGYRAYSAAQINLAVRIRHWRALGLPIDDIRTLIRQPELTPEVLHAHEQRLTAEIADRQQALTHLRHLLQETPMHYRLEQLPDRQCLIIRTVLQPPHYEVIPQALQDLMHYARRQGYQPAAPSFFIHHNDDTGQGSLVEVCVPVDGDVRPEGRIEVRTLGGGAAFIGRFVGPYDQTGAAYTQVVEEALRRGLSVCGVTAEFYVRSVPHTPNPQEYETDIAFYLTGDA; this is encoded by the coding sequence ATGCGAGGTCGCCTGATCATCTCCCGGTTTGCCCTGCTGACCGGGCTGCCCCCGAAAACACTGCGCTACTACGACGAGATCGGTCTGCTGCGCCCCGACGCCGTGGACGACCAGACCGGTTACCGCGCGTACAGCGCCGCGCAGATCAACCTCGCGGTCCGCATCCGCCACTGGCGGGCGCTGGGCCTGCCCATCGACGACATCCGCACCCTGATCCGGCAGCCTGAACTGACTCCAGAGGTGCTCCACGCGCACGAGCAGCGCCTGACTGCCGAGATCGCCGACCGTCAGCAGGCCCTGACGCACCTGCGCCACCTTCTCCAGGAGACCCCCATGCACTACCGACTTGAGCAGCTGCCCGACCGCCAGTGCCTCATCATCCGCACCGTGCTCCAGCCGCCGCACTACGAGGTGATCCCGCAGGCGTTGCAGGACCTCATGCACTACGCCCGCCGGCAGGGGTACCAGCCCGCCGCGCCCAGCTTCTTCATCCACCACAACGACGACACCGGGCAGGGCAGCCTGGTCGAGGTCTGCGTCCCGGTCGACGGGGACGTGCGCCCCGAGGGCCGCATCGAGGTGCGGACCCTGGGCGGTGGCGCCGCCTTCATCGGTCGCTTCGTCGGCCCCTATGACCAGACCGGCGCGGCCTACACGCAGGTCGTGGAGGAGGCGCTGCGGCGCGGCCTGAGCGTCTGTGGCGTGACCGCCGAGTTCTACGTGAGGAGCGTGCCCCACACCCCCAACCCGCAGGAGTACGAG